A DNA window from Brassica napus cultivar Da-Ae chromosome C1, Da-Ae, whole genome shotgun sequence contains the following coding sequences:
- the LOC106352298 gene encoding monosaccharide-sensing protein 3 — protein MRSVVLVALAAAIGNMLQGWDNATIAGAVIYIKKEFHLEKEPKIEGLIVAMSLIGATMITTFSGPVSDRVGRRSMLILSSLLYFLSSIVMFWSPNVYVLLFARLLDGFGIGLAVTLVPIYISETAPSEIRGLLNTFPQFCGSGGMFLSYCLVFGMSLQESPSWRLMLGVLSIPSILYFVLAAFFLPESPRWLVSKGRMEEARQVLQRLRDREDVSGELALLVEGLGVGKDTLIEEYVIGQDDDEETETGQELPRKDQIKLYGPEDGQSWMAKPVKGQSSLALASRHGSMLTRGGSMMDPVVTLFGSIHEKLPYENMNASSSRSMVFPNMGSILGLMGRQDSQWDPERNSDDSSDQDESLNSPLLSPQATETDEFNQLPAGTMHRRQSSLFMANMGEKATATSIGGGWQLAWKYNEKVGADGKRVNGGLQRMYIHEETSNNNNAKNMGFSRRGSLLSFQTEADVPAQENGYVQASALVSQASMIPGIKGETAMLPQEIKAGPGWRELKEPGVKRALIVGVGLQILQQFAGINGVMYYTPQILEETGVSSLLTNLGISAESASLLISSLTTLFMLPCILVSMRLMDVSGRRSLMLSTIPILILSLITLVIGSLVKLGGTANALISTASVMVYLSCFVMGFGAIPNILCSEIFPTSVRGLCITICALTFWICDIIVTYTLPVMLKSLGLAGVFGIYAFVCAVAWVFVYLKVPETKGMPLEVISEFFSVGAKHQDASASFLSDDD, from the exons atgaggAGCGTAGTGCTTGTTGCTTTGGCTGCTGCTATTGGGAACATGTTGCAGGGCTGGGACAATGCCACCATTGCAG GAGCTGTAATTTACATAAAGAAAGAGTTTCATTTGGAGAAAGAACCAAAGATTGAGGGACTCATCGTAGCCATGTCTCTCATCGGAGCCACTATGATCACAACTTTCTCTGGTCCTGTCTCCGACCGAGTAGGACGCCGTTCCATGCTTAtactctcctctcttctctaTTTCCTAAGCAGCATCGTCATGTTTTGGTCTCCAAATGTATACGTTCTCCTTTTCGCAAGGCTTCTTGATGGTTTTGGTATCGGTCTTGCCGTCACTCTCGTCCCCATTTACATCTCTGAGACCGCACCTTCTGAGATCAGAGGTCTGCTCAACACTTTCCCTCAGTTCTGTGGATCTGGTGGCATGTTTCTGTCCTATTGCCTTGTTTTTGGAATGTCCCTTCAAGAATCTCCGAGCTGGAGGCTCATGCTCGGTGTTCTGTCTATTCCGTCGATTCTCTACTTTGTACTTGCGGCTTTCTTCTTGCCTGAATCTCCAAGGTGGCTTGTCAGCAAAGGCCGCATGGAAGAAGCTAGACAGGTTCTTCAGAGACTTCGTGACAGAGAAGATGTTTCAG GTGAGCTTGCTCTGCTGGTTGAAGGGCTTGGGGTAGGAAAAGACACGTTGATAGAAGAATATGTGATTGGTCAGGACGACGACGAGGAAACCGAGACAGGACAAGAACTGCCGAGGAAAGATCAGATAAAGCTATACGGTCCAGAGGATGGACAGTCATGGATGGCTAAGCCAGTGAAAGGACAGAGTTCTCTAGCATTAGCGTCCCGACATGGAAGCATGTTAACGCGCGGAGGATCCATGATGGACCCAGTTGTCACTCTCTTTGGTAGCATTCATGAGAAACTTCCTTATGAGAACATGAACGCATCGTCATCTCGCAGCATGGTCTTTCCTAACATGGGAAGTATACTGGGACTGATGGGGAGGCAGGATTCTCAGTGGGATCCAGAGAGGAACAGTGATGACAGCTCTGATCAAGATGAAAGCCTAAACAGTCCTTTGCTTTCTCCGCAAGCCACTGAGACGGATGAGTTCAACCAGCTTCCGGCTGGGACTATGCACAGGCGACAGAGCAGCCTGTTTATGGCTAACATGGGTGAGAAGGCAACAGCTACAAGCATAGGCGGTGGATGGCAGTTGGCATGGAAGTACAATGAAAAAGTTGGTGCAGATGGTAAGAGAGTCAATGGAGGGTTGCAAAGAATGTACATTCACGAGGAGActtccaacaacaacaacgctAAGAACATGGGGTTTTCGAGACGTGGATCGCTTCTCTCCTTCCAGACAGAAGCTGATGTTCCTGCTCAGGAGAATGGATATGTTCAGGCTTCTGCACTTGTAAGCCAAGCTTCAATGATACCTGGAATTAAAGGAGAGACTGCAATGTTGCCACAAGAGATTAAGGCTGGTCCTGGCTGGAGGGAGCTGAAGGAACCTGGTGTGAAGAGGGCTTTGATAGTTGGAGTTGGGCTTCAGATACTACAACAG TTTGCAGGAATAAATGGAGTAATGTATTATACACCACAAATACTAGAAGAGACAGGTGTGTCAAGTCTTTTGACAAACCTTGGAATAAGTGCAGAGTCTGCATCTCTCCTCATAAGCTCCTTAACTACACTCTTCATGCTTCCTTGCATTCTTGTTTCCATGAGGTTAATGGATGTATCTGGAAGAAG GTCTCTGATGCTTTCAACAATACCCATTCTAATACTCTCGCTAATAACCCTGGTGATAGGAAGCTTGGTGAAGCTTGGAGGCACAGCAAACGCATTGATATCGACTGCTAGCGTTATGGTTTACTTAAGCTGTTTCGTGATGGGTTTTGGAGCCATTCCAAACATCCTATGTTCAGAGATCTTCCCTACCTCTGTGCGTGGCCTTTGCATCACCATTTGTGCACTCACTTTCTGGATATGTGACATCATTGTCACTTACACTCTTCCTGTCATGCTCAAATCTTTAGGCCTTGCGGGAGTCTTTGGGATCTATGCATTTGTTTGTGCTGTAGCGTGGGTTTTCGTGTACCTCAAGGTACCGGAGACAAAGGGAATGCCACTTGAAGTTATCTCTGAGTTCTTCTCTGTTGGTGCAAAACATCAAGACGCTTCAGCTTCGTTTCTCTCTGATGATGACTGA
- the LOC106352297 gene encoding probable protein phosphatase 2C 47 gives MRKKEKKKKKLEMASLTEVSPMIGDDKAAHLSSSGKPPRDLSVMRHCNSTAWLIDSEGDERCGPEGENTTFQPVFRSGSWSDKGPKRSMEDEFICVDDLTEHIESSSSTGAFYGVFDGHGGIDAASFTKTNILKLVTQDKHFPSNTKKATRSAFVKTDHALADAPSLDKSSGTTALTALILDKTMLIANAGDSRAVLGKRGRAIELSKDHKPNCTSEKLRIEKLGGVIYDGYLNGQLSVARALGDWHIKGTKGSLCPLSCEPELEEIVLTEEDEFLIMGCDGLWDVMSSQCAVTMVRRELMQHNDPERCSQALVKEALQRNSCDNLTVVVVCFSKEPPPRIEIPKSHKRRSISAEGLDLLKGVLNDL, from the exons atgagaaagaaagaaaaaaaaaaaaaaaaactggaaatGGCATCGTTGACGGAAGTTTCGCCGATGATCGGAGATGACAAAGCGGCACACCTGAGCTCGTCCGGCAAGCCTCCAAGGGACCTTTCTGTAATGCGCCATTGCAACAGCACTGCTTGGTTGATCGATTCC GAAGGAGACGAGAGATGTGGTCCGGAGGGAGAAAACACCACGTTCCAACCTGTGTTCAGATCTGGAAGCTGGTCGGATAAAGGACCAAAGCGGTCCATGGAAGACGAGTTCATCTGCGTGGATGATCTCACAGAACATAtcgaatcatcatcatccactGGAGCTTTCTATGGG GTGTTTGATGGACATGGAGGTATTGACGCTGCATCATTCACAAAGACGAACATTCTGAAGCTTGTAACGCAAGACAAACACTTCCCAAGCAACACCAAGAAGGCGACAAGGAGTGCCTTTGTCAAGACGGATCACGCTTTAGCTGATGCACCTTCTCTCGACAAATCCTCAGGAACAACAGCACTGACCGCCCTCATCTTGGACAAAACCATGCTCATCGCAAACGCCGGTGACTCCAGAGCCGTGCTTGGGAAACGTGGCAGAGCCATTGAGTTATCAAAGGACCATAAACCTAACTGCACTTCCGAGAAGCTACGCATTGAGAAGCTTGGAGGTGTCATCTACGATGGCTACCTTAACGGGCAGCTCTCCGTGGCTAGAGCTTTAGGAGATTGGCATATTAAGGGAACTAAAGGGTCGCTCTGCCCGCTCAGCTGCGAGCCTGAGCTGGAGGAGATTGTGCTTACGGAGGAAGATGAGTTTCTTATAATGGGATGCGATGGACTTTGGGATGTGATGAGTAGCCAGTGCGCGGTGACGATGGTGAGGAGGGAGCTGATGCAGCATAATGACCCTGAGAGATGCTCTCAAGCTCTGGTCAAGGAAGCATTACAACGCAACAGCTGTGATAATCTTACTGTAGTGGTTGTCTGTTTCTCTAAGGAACCGCCTCCGAGGATTGAGATACCTAAGTCGCATAAGAGGAGGAGCATCTCTGCCGAGGGGTTGGATCTACTCAAAGGTGTTTTGAATGATTTGTGA